In Rubripirellula tenax, the following are encoded in one genomic region:
- a CDS encoding DUF1552 domain-containing protein: MNRLDRRQLLRGTGAVVALPFLESLAVPKYAEAAEGRAESPMRMVCIGLEYGLYPSDFFPDETGRDYELPRLLSPLAALRNDFTVFSGLDHPGITGGHQSTHTFLSGIRSDQAKQFPEGNVSVDQRAAEFVGAETRYQSMQLGLGGGGVSWTRNGVEIPTITRLQTMFDALFLETPQSKRMRQAGAFAVTRSILDVVGEDAAALEKRISLGDSTKLEEYFTSIREVEKRLEQSEAWLNKPKPTSNYKLPKQLPTSFTEEVALFYDLMKLALQTDSTRVISMAIHGWTGDSGLSGVTKGYHDLSHHGRDESKLQQLGVIEQFHSLQLARFLDGLKRSQVANDASLLDRTMVLFGSGLGNASSHSNRKLPLLLAGGGFGHGEHKTYPAGGGRQTPACNLYLSMLQRFGVESDRFGTSTGTLEGLS; the protein is encoded by the coding sequence ATGAATCGACTCGACCGACGACAATTGTTGCGTGGAACTGGAGCCGTAGTCGCTCTGCCGTTCTTGGAGTCCCTGGCGGTACCGAAATATGCGGAGGCCGCAGAAGGCAGGGCAGAATCACCGATGCGGATGGTTTGCATCGGCCTTGAATATGGGCTCTATCCGAGCGACTTTTTTCCTGATGAAACGGGCCGCGATTACGAGTTGCCCCGATTGCTGTCTCCGCTAGCTGCGTTGAGGAACGACTTCACCGTCTTCTCTGGCTTGGATCATCCCGGAATCACGGGCGGGCACCAGTCGACACACACGTTCTTGTCTGGCATTCGATCGGACCAAGCGAAACAGTTCCCAGAGGGGAACGTCAGCGTCGATCAGCGGGCGGCTGAGTTTGTCGGTGCCGAGACGCGTTATCAATCCATGCAACTGGGTCTAGGCGGTGGCGGCGTTTCGTGGACCCGGAACGGTGTCGAGATTCCAACGATCACGCGGCTGCAAACGATGTTCGACGCGCTGTTTCTGGAAACACCCCAGTCGAAGCGGATGCGACAGGCCGGTGCGTTCGCCGTCACCCGCAGCATCCTGGACGTCGTTGGTGAGGATGCGGCGGCGCTCGAAAAGCGAATCAGTCTCGGTGACTCGACGAAACTCGAAGAGTACTTCACTTCGATACGCGAAGTCGAAAAACGATTGGAACAATCGGAGGCATGGTTGAACAAACCGAAGCCAACATCGAACTACAAGTTGCCGAAACAATTGCCGACCAGTTTCACCGAAGAAGTTGCGCTGTTCTACGACCTGATGAAGTTGGCATTGCAAACCGATTCGACTCGCGTGATTTCGATGGCCATTCACGGATGGACGGGCGACTCGGGGCTGTCGGGAGTCACAAAGGGCTATCATGATCTTTCGCACCACGGTCGCGATGAATCCAAGCTGCAGCAGCTCGGCGTCATTGAACAGTTCCACTCCTTGCAGCTCGCGCGGTTTTTGGATGGCCTGAAGCGTTCCCAGGTTGCCAATGATGCATCGTTGCTGGACCGAACCATGGTGTTGTTCGGAAGTGGTCTTGGGAACGCGAGTTCTCATTCCAATCGAAAGCTACCTTTGCTGCTCGCTGGTGGTGGCTTCGGGCACGGCGAACACAAGACCTACCCGGCAGGTGGAGGCCGACAGACGCCAGCCTGCAATTTGTATCTGTCGATGTTGCAGCGATTCGGTGTGGAATCCGATCGCTTCGGAACCAGCACCGGGACACTGGAGGGGCTGAGCTGA
- a CDS encoding RNA polymerase sigma factor, which translates to MDKKARTAFEILARENSRMLMVYLRSLVRDESAVDDLFQEAMIVAWRRLDECDLDQPFGPWLRGIASRLVLAHYRKQKTAPVMLHEAVLQVVDRHFENINLLAGDTWDDKVAALRECIDALPELQKSVIGGRYFDGLSAAEVADRFELTLEACKKRLQRGRTMLAECLKTKGVLSASEAAS; encoded by the coding sequence TTGGACAAAAAAGCACGAACAGCATTCGAGATTCTGGCCCGCGAAAATTCGCGGATGCTGATGGTGTATCTGCGTAGTCTGGTCCGAGACGAGTCGGCGGTGGATGACCTGTTTCAGGAAGCGATGATAGTCGCATGGCGGCGGCTGGACGAATGTGATCTGGATCAGCCGTTTGGGCCGTGGTTGAGAGGCATTGCTTCACGGTTAGTGCTGGCTCACTACCGGAAACAAAAGACCGCTCCGGTGATGCTGCATGAAGCGGTGTTGCAGGTCGTGGACCGGCATTTTGAGAATATCAATCTGTTGGCAGGCGACACGTGGGACGACAAAGTCGCTGCTTTGCGTGAATGCATTGATGCGTTGCCCGAACTGCAGAAGTCGGTGATCGGTGGCAGGTACTTCGATGGTCTTTCCGCTGCGGAAGTGGCTGATCGATTCGAGTTGACGCTGGAAGCTTGCAAAAAGCGGCTTCAGCGTGGTCGTACGATGCTGGCTGAGTGCCTGAAAACGAAGGGTGTCTTGTCTGCGTCGGAGGCTGCATCATGA
- a CDS encoding PSD1 and planctomycete cytochrome C domain-containing protein, translating into MIYVGSRIGFASAVMLLLVGFVTASEPLYQNTFDDPQQIEPLFQRFKSMKVVDGVLRLEHANGHAASPTLPVPFTDGVFRFRFKLAGADRLVCRFEDESRVVKAKAHLCRLEFRPGSASLHLNSPPKDRELRQDALFATHRQDFADDEWHSVEISFFGETLTATIDGDTKLEGRHEHLANEKLGAIFAVQKGVVLLDDLSLTLIGTEPQPEAVTAGDDLIGTRGLELFHDYIEPMFKQHCYECHSHEYEEASGGLVVDSRAAMLKGGDLGPSLVPGQPDESLLLEALVYENDAIQMPPDGKLDAQTLEYVREWIELDAPDPRNSISTDQPAPSGPDASKLWSVQPLAEMRPRGSIDDLISQKLEMKGLASSPDASFDVLVRRLHFVLTGLPPTIEEANSFVESAESDLDTAMERRVDELLSRRQFGERWGRHWLDIARYADASGTTSPRPYKQAWRYRDYVINAFNLDKSWSEFVRQQIAGDLIETDSAAKRAEGLVATGFLALSHVIAATRDPETLKLDTIDEQLDVVGKAFLGVAIGCARCHDHKLDPFPTRDYYSLAGVFRSSSSYQPSISQESLTLEGAELGITEADAVKVVAPWLRGGKGVKVHSVKEADSIRDEPIHLRGEVEITGEVVPRGFPTLVAAIDVPPIPEGSSGRRQLADWVLHENNALAWRVIVNRVWQHAFGQGIVRSTDNLGFTGDPPSHPELLDHLAWKFRDYHNGSFKSLIREMLLSRAWRQSSVLRRDAMDVDPENRLLWRANPRRMEAEAVIDSIQFVCDQLDLGQPDKTSVPGFKVGNQGSTADLKIPGVTLKRRSVYWPVFRKDVPNSMDVLGIFDFPPATAPRGSREVTRVPSQSLALLNNPFVIDNARALQKSLLSNASLADDRDRLRVLYQKLYSRLPTPKEEAGSLEFLTQFAAGLEITESAKPGAVHSVSWNRLCHALLVSNEFVVVP; encoded by the coding sequence ATGATCTACGTCGGCTCACGCATCGGTTTCGCGTCAGCTGTCATGCTGCTGCTGGTCGGATTTGTTACCGCATCAGAGCCGCTCTACCAAAACACGTTCGATGATCCCCAGCAAATTGAACCGTTGTTTCAGCGGTTTAAGTCGATGAAGGTCGTCGACGGCGTCCTGCGACTCGAACACGCTAATGGGCATGCTGCTTCGCCAACGCTGCCGGTTCCTTTCACTGACGGGGTGTTTCGGTTTCGCTTCAAGCTGGCGGGTGCGGACCGGTTGGTCTGTCGCTTCGAGGACGAAAGCCGCGTCGTGAAAGCGAAGGCACATCTCTGTCGACTGGAATTCAGGCCGGGAAGTGCGTCACTGCATTTGAACAGTCCGCCGAAAGATCGAGAGCTCCGGCAAGACGCGTTGTTCGCGACACATCGTCAAGACTTTGCGGACGACGAGTGGCACTCAGTCGAAATTTCGTTTTTCGGTGAGACTCTCACGGCGACCATCGACGGGGATACAAAGCTGGAAGGGCGACATGAGCACCTCGCGAACGAGAAGCTTGGAGCCATCTTCGCAGTCCAAAAGGGCGTTGTGTTGTTGGATGATCTGAGTCTGACTTTAATTGGCACTGAACCTCAACCGGAGGCCGTGACAGCTGGAGACGATCTCATCGGCACACGCGGGCTGGAACTATTTCACGACTATATCGAACCGATGTTCAAACAACATTGCTACGAATGTCACAGCCATGAGTACGAGGAAGCCAGTGGCGGACTCGTGGTCGACTCTCGTGCTGCCATGTTGAAGGGCGGTGATCTCGGGCCATCACTGGTTCCAGGCCAGCCGGATGAAAGTTTGCTGCTCGAAGCGTTGGTCTACGAGAACGACGCGATTCAGATGCCGCCCGACGGCAAGCTGGATGCGCAAACGCTTGAGTATGTGCGTGAATGGATCGAGCTTGATGCTCCGGATCCTCGCAACAGCATCAGCACCGATCAGCCTGCACCTAGCGGCCCCGACGCGTCCAAGCTTTGGTCCGTGCAGCCTCTCGCTGAAATGCGGCCACGCGGCTCGATCGATGATCTCATCTCGCAGAAGCTTGAAATGAAAGGTCTAGCGTCATCACCCGATGCGTCGTTTGATGTCTTGGTAAGACGCTTGCATTTCGTTTTGACCGGTCTTCCGCCCACGATCGAAGAAGCGAACTCGTTTGTGGAGTCTGCTGAATCCGACCTCGACACTGCCATGGAGCGGCGGGTGGACGAGCTACTTTCGCGCCGTCAATTCGGTGAGCGTTGGGGCCGGCATTGGCTGGACATTGCACGGTACGCGGATGCGAGTGGAACGACTTCGCCGAGACCCTACAAGCAAGCGTGGCGGTATCGCGACTACGTCATCAATGCGTTCAATTTGGACAAGTCATGGAGTGAATTTGTCAGGCAGCAAATCGCAGGAGATCTGATCGAGACGGATTCGGCGGCCAAGCGCGCCGAAGGTCTCGTTGCGACCGGCTTCCTGGCGTTGTCCCATGTGATCGCTGCGACTCGTGATCCCGAAACGCTCAAGCTCGACACAATCGACGAACAACTTGACGTGGTCGGAAAGGCTTTTCTTGGCGTTGCCATTGGGTGTGCCCGATGCCACGACCACAAGCTCGATCCGTTCCCGACTCGCGATTACTATTCCCTTGCCGGGGTGTTTCGCAGTTCGTCGTCGTACCAACCCTCGATCTCGCAGGAAAGTCTGACGCTCGAGGGCGCAGAGCTTGGTATCACTGAAGCAGATGCCGTCAAAGTAGTTGCGCCTTGGTTGCGTGGCGGCAAAGGAGTGAAGGTTCATTCGGTTAAAGAAGCGGATTCAATACGAGACGAACCGATTCACTTGCGTGGTGAAGTCGAGATAACGGGCGAAGTCGTGCCCCGCGGATTCCCAACGCTCGTTGCTGCGATTGATGTACCACCGATTCCTGAGGGCAGCAGTGGACGACGTCAGTTGGCCGATTGGGTATTGCACGAGAACAACGCCTTGGCGTGGCGGGTGATAGTCAATCGAGTTTGGCAGCACGCGTTCGGACAAGGCATCGTTCGCAGCACCGACAACCTTGGGTTCACGGGCGATCCTCCAAGCCACCCTGAACTGTTGGATCATTTGGCGTGGAAGTTTCGCGATTATCACAACGGTTCCTTCAAGTCGCTTATTCGGGAAATGCTGCTGAGTCGTGCTTGGCGACAATCGAGTGTTTTGCGTCGCGATGCGATGGACGTTGACCCTGAAAACCGCTTGCTGTGGCGTGCGAACCCACGACGCATGGAAGCCGAAGCGGTGATCGATTCGATCCAATTCGTCTGCGATCAGCTTGACTTAGGCCAGCCAGACAAAACATCCGTGCCCGGATTCAAGGTCGGAAATCAGGGCAGCACAGCGGATCTTAAAATTCCTGGCGTAACGTTGAAGCGACGATCAGTTTACTGGCCAGTGTTCCGCAAGGATGTCCCCAACTCAATGGACGTGTTGGGGATATTCGATTTCCCGCCAGCGACCGCCCCCCGAGGAAGCCGTGAGGTGACGCGCGTTCCGTCGCAATCACTCGCACTCCTGAATAATCCGTTCGTGATTGACAACGCTCGAGCTTTGCAGAAGTCCTTGCTCAGTAACGCATCGCTGGCCGATGACCGTGATCGCTTGAGAGTCCTTTACCAGAAACTTTACAGCCGATTGCCAACGCCCAAAGAGGAGGCGGGGTCGCTCGAGTTTCTCACTCAGTTTGCCGCCGGTCTGGAAATCACCGAGTCGGCGAAACCGGGAGCCGTTCATAGCGTGAGCTGGAATCGGCTTTGTCATGCGTTGCTAGTGAGCAACGAGTTCGTCGTTGTGCCGTAG
- a CDS encoding DUF1501 domain-containing protein, with amino-acid sequence MNTNFPCGRMSRPASSRRDFLRTTSLGFGSLALTSMLAEQAIAANPLAPKEPHFPAKAKRVIMLFMEGGPSQMDTIDYKPELIARHDQAIPPSATPLAIRQGKGEKLENFGSLYRPVSEFKQRGESGLWMSDALENIAQHADDLCILNGMVCDSTEHGTATQQFHTGMPVLPRPSMGAWLMYGLGTENQNMPGFVVISPPAGSNMNCGTDFLPGIYQSTILRDAEKAGSDKIRYLMDKRLPRSMRRSQLDFLQDLNTDHAMRSGNEPNLESMIEANELAFRMQAEAPEVFDIESETAETQAMYGIGEKATDSFGRQCLLARRLAEADVRFIQVTSKQWDHHDTIGKLLPESCQKVDKPIAGLLADLKARGLLEDTLVIWSGEFGRTPVYQKVGGISKKGKPPGRGHNPFGWSLFMAGGGVKPGFKYGATDEFGYSAIEGRVHIHDFHATVLHLLGLDHERLTYMHAGRPYRLTDVYGNVVKEIVA; translated from the coding sequence ATGAACACTAATTTCCCCTGCGGTCGTATGTCCAGACCGGCTTCGTCTCGTCGAGATTTCTTGCGGACAACGTCGCTTGGATTCGGTTCGCTGGCACTCACCAGCATGCTGGCCGAACAAGCGATCGCTGCAAATCCATTGGCTCCCAAGGAGCCCCATTTCCCGGCGAAGGCAAAGCGGGTGATCATGTTGTTCATGGAAGGCGGGCCTTCGCAGATGGATACGATCGACTACAAGCCCGAACTAATCGCCCGGCATGACCAGGCGATTCCTCCCTCCGCGACACCACTCGCGATCCGGCAGGGAAAAGGCGAGAAGTTAGAGAATTTTGGTTCGCTGTACCGACCGGTCTCTGAGTTCAAGCAACGTGGTGAATCGGGGCTTTGGATGAGCGACGCGTTAGAGAACATCGCCCAACATGCAGACGATCTGTGCATTCTAAATGGAATGGTTTGCGACAGCACCGAGCATGGCACGGCAACGCAACAATTCCATACCGGCATGCCGGTCTTGCCTCGGCCGAGTATGGGCGCTTGGCTGATGTATGGATTGGGAACCGAAAACCAAAACATGCCCGGCTTTGTCGTGATCAGTCCGCCGGCGGGTAGCAATATGAATTGCGGCACTGACTTTTTACCCGGGATTTATCAGTCAACCATCCTCCGGGACGCCGAAAAGGCGGGCAGCGATAAGATCCGCTACCTGATGGATAAGCGTTTGCCGAGGTCCATGCGGCGCAGCCAGCTTGACTTCCTGCAAGACCTCAACACCGACCATGCAATGCGGTCCGGCAATGAGCCAAACTTGGAAAGCATGATCGAAGCCAATGAGCTTGCATTCCGGATGCAAGCCGAAGCACCCGAGGTGTTCGATATCGAATCGGAGACCGCCGAGACTCAAGCGATGTACGGCATCGGAGAGAAGGCAACTGATTCGTTTGGCCGGCAATGCCTATTGGCTCGGCGACTGGCCGAAGCGGATGTGCGATTCATTCAAGTCACAAGCAAGCAATGGGATCATCATGACACGATTGGAAAGCTGCTGCCGGAAAGTTGCCAAAAGGTCGACAAACCGATCGCGGGGTTGCTTGCCGACCTGAAAGCTCGCGGGCTGCTAGAAGATACATTGGTGATTTGGAGCGGTGAGTTTGGACGCACACCGGTGTACCAGAAAGTCGGCGGAATCAGCAAAAAGGGCAAGCCGCCGGGCCGTGGCCACAACCCCTTCGGTTGGAGCTTGTTCATGGCCGGCGGCGGAGTCAAGCCAGGATTCAAGTATGGTGCGACCGATGAGTTTGGCTACAGCGCTATCGAAGGCCGCGTCCACATTCACGACTTTCACGCAACCGTGCTGCACCTGTTGGGTCTGGACCACGAACGTCTTACGTACATGCACGCCGGACGTCCGTATCGACTCACCGATGTCTACGGAAACGTCGTGAAGGAGATCGTGGCATGA
- a CDS encoding metallophosphoesterase family protein translates to MSNFPKFLLLFVIAMTMLPQGNSIAQDAKQRGGGSRLGGYTEPPPVNNVPNHPFNILLGRLTDSSGTVRVLCHSDVNAYLSYGDQSGKHTNKTEVHQLLAGEPFDFVIDSLNKNTRYYYRLVYESDGKTVESDEYTFHTQRASDSPFVFTVQADSHLDENTSGEVYLRTLGNALADQPDFHFALGDTFMTGKYVKPELSLPQYQAQRYYLGHLCHSAALYFALGNHDGESGDRGSNVWATTTRKRYLPNPFPNDFFTGNEHREAEVGLPENYYQFEWGDSQFIVLDPFRHTTVRNRGGESDNWNWTLGEHQYQWLKQSLEQSDAKLRFVFLHHLVGGSDRNNRGGAEAAPFWEWGGKNESGEDEFAAKRPNWSKPIHQLLVEHDVDVVFHGHDHMFIKQDLDGIVYQLVPQPGHPRSGTKSAKEYGYLSGDIQGSSGHVRIRVNGDSARVDYVRAFLPAAERGSQRNGDVSYSYMLNGEGSRQGAKAQRKREAE, encoded by the coding sequence GTGAGTAATTTTCCTAAGTTCCTTCTGCTTTTCGTCATTGCGATGACGATGCTGCCGCAAGGAAACTCTATCGCGCAAGATGCGAAGCAACGCGGTGGTGGCAGTCGACTAGGCGGCTACACAGAACCGCCGCCGGTAAACAACGTCCCGAATCATCCCTTCAACATTCTTTTGGGAAGACTGACCGACAGCAGCGGAACCGTTCGAGTGCTCTGTCACAGCGATGTGAATGCCTATCTGAGCTATGGCGATCAGTCTGGAAAGCACACAAACAAGACCGAGGTCCATCAGCTTCTTGCTGGTGAACCATTCGATTTCGTGATCGACTCGCTCAACAAAAACACGCGATACTACTACCGGCTTGTGTACGAATCAGACGGCAAGACGGTGGAGAGCGACGAGTACACCTTCCACACACAGCGAGCTTCTGACAGTCCGTTTGTCTTCACCGTGCAGGCGGATTCGCATCTGGATGAGAACACCAGTGGCGAAGTCTACTTGCGAACACTTGGCAATGCTCTGGCCGATCAGCCCGACTTTCATTTCGCTCTCGGCGACACGTTCATGACGGGTAAGTACGTGAAGCCCGAACTGTCGCTGCCCCAGTATCAGGCCCAGCGTTACTACCTCGGTCACTTGTGTCATTCCGCAGCGTTGTATTTTGCGCTGGGAAACCACGATGGCGAATCCGGCGATCGTGGCTCGAACGTCTGGGCTACAACGACTCGCAAACGCTACCTCCCGAATCCGTTTCCGAATGACTTTTTCACCGGCAATGAACATCGTGAGGCAGAAGTCGGCTTACCGGAAAATTACTACCAATTCGAGTGGGGTGACAGTCAATTCATCGTGCTTGATCCGTTTCGTCACACGACCGTTCGCAATCGTGGCGGGGAAAGCGACAACTGGAATTGGACGCTCGGCGAACATCAATATCAATGGTTGAAGCAGTCGCTGGAACAAAGCGATGCCAAGTTGCGATTCGTGTTCCTGCATCACTTGGTTGGTGGCAGCGATCGAAACAACCGGGGTGGAGCGGAAGCTGCACCCTTTTGGGAATGGGGGGGCAAAAACGAATCAGGCGAAGACGAGTTCGCAGCGAAACGACCAAACTGGTCGAAACCAATTCACCAATTGTTGGTTGAACATGACGTCGACGTTGTCTTCCACGGACACGACCACATGTTCATCAAGCAAGACCTCGACGGCATTGTCTATCAACTCGTTCCGCAGCCGGGACATCCGCGTAGCGGCACAAAGAGTGCAAAAGAATACGGCTATCTAAGCGGCGACATTCAAGGCAGCAGTGGACATGTTCGGATACGCGTCAATGGAGATTCAGCTCGCGTCGACTACGTCCGAGCGTTCCTTCCGGCAGCGGAACGCGGCAGTCAAAGAAACGGCGACGTGAGCTATTCGTACATGTTGAATGGTGAAGGTTCACGCCAAGGCGCGAAGGCGCAAAGGAAGCGAGAAGCAGAATAA
- a CDS encoding DUF1552 domain-containing protein: MSVDDDFIDRILEGAASTEEAGEFQRWLEFPAILERFALRAELHSDLHRSLRRRRIQKSALEASTDAAVAESVSSPEKTPVAAFHSRRMLGLSATGIAVETDSTRLISIYIHQNDAKPNIAGVDTGTHPLTHHGNQPEKLDQLRLIEEAQFKELAGLLGGLAGSAAADGSLLDQTSVIYGTSLGNGNSHANNNLPVLIAGGGFRHAQHLKLGEDQDYPLPNLFVSVLQRLGIETDKFATSTGTMRGLGLA, encoded by the coding sequence ATGTCCGTAGACGATGATTTCATCGATCGAATTCTTGAGGGAGCCGCATCCACCGAAGAGGCAGGGGAATTCCAGAGGTGGCTGGAGTTTCCCGCCATCCTGGAGCGGTTTGCGCTTCGAGCCGAGCTGCATTCGGACTTGCATCGTTCCCTGCGGCGCAGGCGCATTCAGAAGAGTGCGTTGGAAGCTAGTACTGATGCTGCCGTTGCCGAATCGGTTTCGTCGCCAGAGAAAACTCCAGTGGCGGCTTTCCACTCGCGACGGATGCTGGGACTGTCTGCAACCGGGATCGCGGTGGAGACAGACTCAACGCGATTGATCTCGATCTACATTCACCAAAACGATGCCAAGCCCAACATTGCGGGCGTCGATACGGGGACTCATCCCCTCACGCACCATGGGAACCAACCCGAAAAACTTGACCAACTACGCCTGATCGAAGAAGCCCAGTTCAAGGAACTTGCCGGCCTACTAGGCGGACTCGCGGGTTCGGCCGCAGCCGACGGATCTTTGCTGGATCAAACTTCAGTCATCTACGGGACGTCTTTGGGAAACGGAAATTCACATGCCAACAACAACCTCCCGGTCTTGATCGCAGGAGGAGGTTTTCGGCACGCCCAGCATCTAAAGCTTGGTGAAGATCAAGATTATCCATTGCCCAATCTCTTCGTCAGCGTCCTGCAGCGACTCGGCATCGAGACGGACAAGTTTGCCACCAGTACGGGTACGATGCGAGGGTTGGGCCTGGCTTGA
- a CDS encoding sigma-70 family RNA polymerase sigma factor, with protein sequence MDENQKREEFTHYWLEAEPSVSAYVFASISGFHDAEDVVQRIAQELARRFDEYDSSRPFVAWTLWIAKSRVIDFYRSRDRARIVFSDELLGRLADTIVKQADGRSHRREALEACLDELPPRSRRLLDLRYVDELSAVDAAREVRSTAGSVRVLLSRVRTVLASCIEQRLAMEDS encoded by the coding sequence ATGGACGAAAATCAGAAACGCGAAGAATTCACCCATTACTGGCTGGAGGCTGAGCCTTCGGTTTCGGCGTACGTATTCGCGTCAATTTCCGGATTTCATGATGCCGAAGATGTCGTCCAGCGGATCGCTCAAGAGCTGGCTCGTCGGTTCGACGAATATGACTCAAGTCGACCGTTCGTGGCGTGGACGCTTTGGATCGCCAAATCGCGGGTGATTGATTTCTACCGGTCGCGGGATCGCGCGCGGATCGTCTTTTCGGACGAGCTGCTCGGACGACTCGCCGACACAATCGTCAAACAGGCTGATGGTCGGAGCCATCGTCGCGAAGCACTCGAAGCCTGTCTGGATGAACTTCCACCACGTTCGCGTCGGTTGCTCGATTTGCGATATGTCGATGAGTTGTCTGCCGTTGATGCGGCGAGGGAAGTCCGATCTACCGCAGGCTCCGTGCGAGTCTTGCTGTCTCGCGTGCGCACGGTTCTCGCCAGTTGCATTGAGCAACGCCTCGCGATGGAGGATTCGTAA